A single Pseudomonas sp. DC1.2 DNA region contains:
- the rmuC gene encoding DNA recombination protein RmuC, translating into MQEERLAMAQLAQDGLSAQLDACRDEIGDLSQANAAKQADLAALRREVELLQIERDDARDASHAWNIERAGKEAELRRLDAQAASLNAELREQQESHQQRLNDLQGSRDELRAQFAELASKIFDEREQRFAETSQQRLGQLLDPLKERIQSFEKRVEESYQAEARERFSLAKELERLQQLNLRLSDEATNLTRALKGQKTQGNWGELILERVLEHAGLEKGREYQTQVNLKGPDGERFQPDVIIYLPGDKQVVVDSKVSLTAYQQYVAAESEASGQVAIKQHVLSLRNHVKGLSGKDYKRLDGLHSLDFVLLFVPIEAAFSAALQAEPTLFQEAFDRNIVIVSPTTLLATLRVIDSLWKQERQSQNAREIAERAGWLYDKFVLFIQDLDEVGNRLQQLDKAYSSARNKLTEGRGNLVSRSEQLKLLGARASKSLPADLLERAMTDADGLAELPD; encoded by the coding sequence TTGCAGGAAGAGCGTCTGGCCATGGCCCAGTTGGCTCAGGATGGTTTGAGCGCTCAGCTCGATGCTTGCCGCGATGAAATCGGTGATCTGAGCCAGGCCAACGCCGCCAAGCAAGCTGACCTGGCGGCGCTGCGCCGTGAAGTCGAGCTGTTGCAGATTGAGCGCGATGATGCGCGCGATGCGTCCCATGCCTGGAATATCGAGCGTGCTGGCAAAGAGGCTGAGTTACGGCGTCTGGACGCCCAGGCCGCTTCGCTCAACGCCGAATTGCGTGAACAGCAAGAGAGTCACCAGCAACGCCTCAATGACCTTCAGGGCTCGCGAGACGAGCTGCGTGCGCAGTTCGCGGAACTGGCGAGCAAGATTTTCGACGAGCGTGAGCAGCGCTTTGCCGAAACTAGCCAACAGCGACTCGGTCAGTTACTTGATCCCTTGAAGGAGCGCATCCAGTCCTTTGAAAAACGTGTTGAAGAAAGCTATCAGGCCGAAGCCCGCGAGCGTTTTTCCCTGGCTAAGGAGTTGGAGCGTCTGCAACAGCTCAACCTGCGCCTGAGCGACGAAGCCACTAACCTGACCCGTGCCCTGAAAGGGCAGAAGACCCAAGGCAATTGGGGCGAGCTGATTCTCGAACGGGTGCTGGAGCACGCCGGGCTGGAAAAAGGCCGGGAGTACCAGACCCAGGTCAATCTCAAGGGACCGGATGGCGAGCGTTTTCAGCCGGACGTCATCATCTATTTACCCGGCGACAAGCAAGTGGTGGTCGACTCCAAGGTCAGCCTCACCGCTTATCAGCAGTACGTGGCAGCTGAAAGCGAAGCCAGCGGCCAGGTCGCCATCAAGCAACACGTGTTGTCGCTGCGCAATCACGTCAAAGGTTTGTCCGGCAAGGACTATAAGCGCCTGGACGGCCTGCATAGCCTGGATTTTGTCTTGTTGTTCGTGCCAATCGAAGCGGCGTTCTCGGCGGCATTGCAGGCTGAGCCGACGCTGTTTCAGGAGGCGTTCGATCGCAATATCGTGATCGTCAGCCCGACGACGTTGTTGGCCACCTTGCGGGTTATCGACAGCCTCTGGAAGCAGGAGCGCCAGAGCCAGAATGCTCGCGAAATCGCCGAGCGGGCAGGCTGGCTGTACGACAAGTTTGTGTTGTTCATTCAGGACCTGGACGAAGTCGGCAATCGCTTGCAGCAACTGGACAAGGCCTACAGCTCGGCGCGTAACAAGCTGACAGAGGGACGTGGCAATCTCGTCAGTCGCAGCGAGCAGCTCAAGTTGCTGGGCGCGCGCGCGAGCAAGAGTTTGCCAGCGGACCTGCTGGAGCGGGCGATGACTGATGCTGATGGGCTGGCCGAATTACCGGATTAG
- a CDS encoding NahK/ErcS family hybrid sensor histidine kinase/response regulator, translating to MSLSSGLIAAVALAYMAIMFAIAFYGDRRSKPLPPRVRAWVYSLSLAVYCTSWTFFGAVGQAAEQLWSFLPIYLGPILLLVCAPWVLQKMVMISKQENITSIADFIAARYGKSQSLAVVVALICLVGVLPYIALQLKGIVLGVNLLIGAGADAMGTRAQDTALIVSLVLALFTIVFGTRNLDATEHHRGMVLAIAFESLVKLFAFLAVGAFVTYGLYDGFDDLFDQAMLAPRLEEYWKETINWPSMVVQTGVAMMAIICLPRQFHVTVVENIEPQDLRLAKWVFPAYLALAALFVVPIALAGQMLLPASVLPDSFVISLPLAQAHPALALLAFIGGASAATGMVIVASVALSTMVSNDMLLPWLLRRNNAERPFEVFRQWMLSVRRVSIVVILLLAYVSYRLLGSTASLATIGQIAFAAVTQLAPAMLGALYWKQANRRGVFAGLAAGTFLWFYTLILPIAARSLGWSLSSFPGLAWLHGNPLHLPITPLTQGVVLSLAGNFTLFAWVSVLSRTRVSEHWQAGRFIGQEISARPSARSMLAVQIDDLLQLAARFVGEERARQSFIRFAYRQGKGFNPNQNADGEWIAHTERLLAGVLGASSTRAVVKAAIEGREMQLEDVVRIADEASEVLQFNRALLQGAIENITQGISVVDQSLKLVAWNRRYLELFNYPDGLISVGRPIADIIRYNAERGLCGPGEAEVHVARRLHWMRQGRAHTSERLFPNGRVIELIGNPMPGGGFVMSFTDITAFREAEQALTEANEGLEQRVTERTHELSQLNVALTEAKGTAESANQSKTRFLAAVSHDLMQPLNAARLFSAALTHQDDGLSVEAQKLVQHLDSSLRSAEDLISDLLDISRLENGKINPDPKPFVLNELFDILGAEFKAQAQEQGLKFRLRGSTLRIDSDIKLLRRILQNFLTNAFRYAKGPVLLGVRRRQGELCLEVWDRGPGIPEDKQQVIFEEFKRLDSHQTRAEKGLGLGLAIADGLCRVLGHTLRVRSWPGRGSVFSVSVPVAKSQTAAPAKVAELSGTLITGAQVLCVDNEDSILIGMNSLLTRWGCQVWTARNRQECAALLSDGVRPQLALVDYHLDDGETGTELMAWLRTTLGEPVPGVVISADGRPETVSQVHAAGLDYLAKPVKPAALRALLSRHLPL from the coding sequence ATGTCGCTGTCCAGCGGGCTGATCGCCGCCGTTGCCCTGGCCTATATGGCCATCATGTTCGCCATCGCCTTCTATGGCGACCGTCGCAGCAAGCCGTTGCCGCCGCGTGTGCGTGCGTGGGTCTATAGCCTGTCGCTGGCGGTGTATTGCACCAGTTGGACTTTTTTTGGCGCCGTTGGCCAGGCCGCCGAACAACTGTGGTCATTCCTGCCGATCTACCTGGGGCCCATCCTGCTGCTGGTCTGCGCGCCATGGGTGCTGCAAAAAATGGTGATGATCAGCAAACAGGAGAACATCACCTCCATCGCCGACTTTATCGCCGCGCGCTATGGCAAGTCGCAGTCGTTGGCGGTGGTGGTAGCGCTGATCTGCCTGGTGGGCGTTTTGCCCTACATCGCGCTGCAGCTCAAAGGCATTGTCCTGGGGGTCAACCTGTTGATCGGCGCCGGTGCAGATGCCATGGGCACGCGCGCCCAGGACACCGCGTTGATCGTGTCGCTGGTGCTGGCGCTGTTCACTATTGTCTTCGGCACGCGCAACCTCGATGCCACGGAACACCACCGCGGCATGGTGCTGGCGATTGCCTTTGAATCACTGGTCAAACTGTTCGCGTTTCTCGCGGTCGGCGCGTTCGTGACCTACGGCCTCTACGACGGTTTCGACGACCTGTTTGATCAGGCCATGCTCGCGCCACGCCTCGAAGAATATTGGAAAGAAACCATCAACTGGCCCTCCATGGTGGTGCAGACCGGCGTCGCGATGATGGCGATCATCTGCCTGCCTCGGCAGTTCCACGTCACCGTGGTTGAAAACATCGAGCCACAGGATTTGCGCCTGGCGAAATGGGTGTTCCCGGCCTACCTGGCGTTGGCGGCACTGTTTGTGGTCCCGATCGCGTTGGCGGGGCAGATGCTCCTGCCCGCCTCCGTGCTGCCCGACTCTTTCGTCATCAGCCTGCCGCTGGCGCAAGCCCACCCGGCCCTCGCACTGCTGGCGTTTATCGGAGGTGCCTCGGCAGCCACTGGCATGGTGATCGTGGCCAGCGTGGCGCTATCAACCATGGTGTCCAACGATATGTTGTTGCCGTGGCTGCTACGCCGTAACAACGCCGAGCGGCCATTCGAAGTGTTCCGCCAGTGGATGCTCTCGGTACGCCGGGTGAGCATCGTGGTGATTCTGCTGCTGGCCTATGTCAGTTATCGCCTGCTGGGCTCTACCGCAAGCCTGGCCACCATCGGCCAAATCGCCTTCGCCGCCGTGACGCAATTGGCACCGGCCATGCTCGGCGCGCTGTACTGGAAACAGGCCAACCGCCGGGGTGTATTTGCCGGCCTCGCGGCCGGGACATTCCTCTGGTTTTACACGCTGATTCTGCCGATTGCCGCCCGCAGTCTCGGCTGGTCTCTAAGCAGTTTTCCGGGCCTGGCCTGGCTGCACGGCAACCCGCTGCACCTGCCCATTACCCCACTGACCCAAGGCGTAGTGTTGTCGCTGGCGGGCAACTTCACCTTGTTCGCCTGGGTCTCGGTGCTCTCGCGCACGCGCGTCTCAGAGCACTGGCAGGCTGGGCGATTCATTGGCCAGGAAATCAGCGCCCGGCCCAGCGCCCGCTCAATGCTGGCGGTACAGATCGACGACTTACTGCAACTGGCCGCCCGCTTCGTCGGCGAAGAGCGCGCGCGCCAGAGCTTTATTCGATTCGCGTACCGCCAGGGCAAAGGCTTCAATCCTAACCAGAATGCCGATGGTGAATGGATCGCTCATACCGAACGGCTCCTGGCCGGCGTGCTGGGCGCATCTTCGACGCGCGCCGTGGTAAAAGCCGCAATTGAAGGTCGGGAAATGCAACTGGAGGATGTCGTCCGAATTGCCGATGAGGCCTCGGAAGTGTTGCAGTTCAACCGTGCATTGCTGCAAGGCGCCATCGAGAACATCACCCAAGGCATCAGCGTTGTGGATCAGTCGCTGAAACTGGTGGCCTGGAACCGCCGCTATCTGGAACTGTTCAACTACCCGGACGGCCTGATCAGCGTTGGCCGGCCGATTGCCGACATCATTCGCTACAACGCCGAGCGCGGGCTGTGCGGCCCTGGTGAGGCGGAAGTTCACGTCGCCCGTCGTCTGCACTGGATGCGCCAGGGGCGCGCCCACACCTCTGAACGCTTGTTCCCCAACGGTCGGGTGATCGAGCTGATCGGCAACCCGATGCCCGGCGGCGGTTTCGTCATGAGTTTTACCGACATCACCGCGTTTCGCGAGGCGGAGCAGGCGCTGACCGAAGCCAACGAAGGCCTCGAACAGCGAGTCACCGAGCGCACTCACGAACTGTCGCAGCTCAACGTGGCCCTGACCGAAGCCAAGGGCACCGCCGAGTCAGCCAACCAATCAAAAACGCGATTTCTGGCAGCGGTCAGTCACGACCTGATGCAACCGCTGAATGCCGCACGACTGTTCTCCGCCGCCCTCACCCATCAGGACGACGGTTTGTCGGTCGAGGCACAGAAGCTGGTGCAGCACCTGGACAGTTCATTGCGCTCAGCCGAGGACCTGATCAGCGATTTGCTGGACATTTCCCGCCTGGAAAACGGCAAGATCAACCCAGACCCGAAACCATTCGTACTCAACGAGCTGTTCGACATCCTCGGTGCGGAATTCAAGGCACAAGCTCAGGAACAGGGCCTGAAGTTTCGGCTGCGGGGCAGCACGCTGCGGATCGACAGCGACATCAAACTGTTGCGCCGGATCTTGCAGAACTTCCTCACCAACGCTTTTCGTTATGCCAAAGGTCCGGTGCTGCTGGGCGTTCGCAGGCGTCAGGGCGAGCTGTGCCTGGAAGTCTGGGACCGTGGCCCAGGGATTCCGGAAGATAAACAACAGGTCATTTTCGAGGAGTTCAAACGCCTCGACAGTCATCAGACCCGCGCCGAAAAAGGCTTGGGGCTGGGCTTGGCAATTGCCGATGGGTTGTGCCGGGTGCTAGGGCACACCTTGCGTGTGCGCTCCTGGCCAGGTCGTGGCAGTGTATTCAGTGTCAGCGTCCCCGTGGCCAAGTCGCAGACCGCCGCGCCCGCAAAGGTCGCCGAACTCAGCGGCACATTAATCACCGGCGCGCAGGTGCTGTGCGTCGACAACGAAGACAGCATCCTGATCGGCATGAACAGTTTGCTGACGCGATGGGGGTGCCAGGTCTGGACCGCACGCAATCGCCAGGAGTGCGCAGCGCTGCTCAGCGATGGCGTGCGGCCACAGTTGGCGCTGGTGGATTACCACCTGGACGACGGCGAAACCGGGACCGAGTTGATGGCGTGGTTGCGCACGACCTTGGGTGAGCCCGTACCGGGAGTGGTCATCAGTGCCGATGGACGACCGGAAACCGTGTCTCAGGTTCACGCGGCGGGGCTGGATTACCTGGCCAAACCGGTGAAACCAGCGGCGTTGCGCGCTCTACTTAGCCGGCATTTACCGCTGTAA
- a CDS encoding TetR/AcrR family transcriptional regulator, translated as MTGPTLRPGGRSARVQDSIHSAVRDLLQEQDRSTVTVPQIAARAGVTPSTIYRRWGDLAALLADVALARMRPDNEPANTGTLHGDVRAWAEQYLDEMSSEPGRHMMRDVQSSATPGYCVAIIGAQLQTILDRYPGEPKPSVDHLINVVVAPTVFRILFSAAALEIDELHRLIELALRTEISANA; from the coding sequence ATGACAGGTCCCACGTTACGACCCGGCGGCCGCAGTGCGCGGGTTCAGGATTCCATTCACTCGGCCGTCCGCGATCTTCTTCAAGAACAAGATCGCAGCACCGTGACCGTGCCCCAAATCGCCGCCCGCGCAGGCGTTACGCCGTCGACCATTTATCGGCGCTGGGGTGATTTGGCAGCGCTGCTGGCCGACGTGGCGCTCGCCCGCATGCGCCCGGACAACGAACCGGCTAACACCGGCACCCTGCACGGCGATGTGCGGGCCTGGGCCGAGCAATATCTGGACGAAATGAGTTCCGAGCCCGGTCGCCACATGATGCGTGACGTGCAATCCAGCGCCACACCGGGGTATTGCGTGGCAATCATTGGCGCACAGTTGCAGACGATTCTGGATCGTTATCCTGGCGAGCCGAAGCCTAGCGTTGATCACCTGATCAACGTAGTAGTGGCGCCAACGGTGTTTCGCATCCTGTTTTCGGCAGCGGCACTGGAGATTGATGAGTTGCATCGGTTGATCGAACTGGCGCTAAGAACGGAGATTAGCGCCAACGCCTAG
- a CDS encoding MFS transporter — MFSCLSSRSRLCFLAMTLLSFLAASTAPTPLYHLYQEHLRFSAATLTLIFGVYAISLLAALLTVGSLSDYLGRKPVIFASVLLNMLAMLLFINADSVAWLITARVVQGFATGMATAVLSAALLDTDRQQGSLVNSVAPLLGMAFGAMGSGLLAEFAPLPLQLTYWVLFALFVMQALYVWRLPESVSRQSGAWASLRPTLHVPVQVRRTLWRVLPINVAVWALGGFYASLAPSLVRTATGSTSNLIGGATVAVLTVAGALMIYTLRNRSPDKVLSLGAGLLISGVALILIGVHSASLALFFVGTLVAGGGFGAGFLAVLRSVVPLALPHERAGLMAAFYVLSYLAFCVPSLLAGSLTRTFGLVATTDGYGAVLMALALAALLGLRRQRGVNACGVDVR; from the coding sequence ATGTTCAGTTGCCTCTCGAGTCGATCCCGCCTGTGCTTTTTGGCGATGACACTACTCAGTTTCCTCGCCGCCTCCACCGCACCGACGCCGTTGTATCACCTGTATCAGGAACACCTTCGGTTTTCGGCCGCAACCTTGACCCTGATTTTCGGTGTGTACGCGATCAGCTTGCTGGCGGCTCTGCTGACGGTCGGTTCGCTCTCCGATTATCTGGGGCGCAAGCCGGTGATTTTCGCCTCCGTATTACTGAACATGCTCGCGATGTTGCTGTTTATCAATGCCGACAGTGTTGCCTGGCTGATCACTGCGCGAGTCGTTCAGGGGTTTGCCACTGGCATGGCCACGGCCGTGTTGAGCGCGGCGCTGCTGGACACCGACCGCCAGCAAGGTTCGTTGGTCAACAGTGTGGCGCCGTTGCTGGGGATGGCGTTTGGCGCCATGGGTAGCGGTTTGCTGGCCGAATTTGCGCCACTGCCATTGCAGTTGACCTACTGGGTGCTGTTCGCGCTGTTTGTGATGCAGGCGCTTTACGTGTGGCGCCTGCCGGAAAGCGTCAGCCGGCAATCGGGCGCCTGGGCCTCGCTGCGCCCGACCTTGCATGTCCCCGTGCAGGTTCGCCGCACATTGTGGCGGGTGCTGCCGATCAATGTCGCGGTGTGGGCCCTCGGTGGTTTTTACGCTTCCCTGGCGCCCTCACTGGTGAGGACCGCTACCGGCTCAACGTCGAATTTAATTGGCGGCGCGACCGTCGCTGTGTTGACGGTGGCGGGCGCGTTGATGATCTACACCCTACGCAACCGGTCGCCCGACAAGGTTTTGAGTTTGGGCGCCGGCCTGCTGATCAGCGGTGTTGCGCTGATTCTTATTGGGGTACACAGCGCGAGCTTGGCGCTATTTTTCGTTGGGACTCTGGTGGCGGGGGGTGGTTTTGGCGCCGGTTTTCTCGCAGTGTTGCGCAGCGTTGTGCCGCTGGCCTTGCCCCATGAGCGGGCCGGGTTGATGGCGGCGTTTTATGTACTGAGCTATCTGGCGTTCTGCGTGCCGTCGCTATTGGCCGGCAGCCTGACCCGGACGTTCGGGCTGGTCGCGACGACTGATGGTTACGGCGCGGTGTTGATGGCGCTGGCGCTGGCGGCACTGCTGGGATTGAGGCGTCAGCGTGGCGTAAATGCCTGTGGCGTCGATGTCCGATGA
- a CDS encoding cupin, producing MKIIRSQSFTADRAWGALDIANMNGITTRLHWTDQPYKWHVNDGQEVFVVLDGQVQMRYREAGQEKEVMLAVGDIFFADIGTEHVAHPLGVARVLVVESEGSV from the coding sequence ATGAAAATTATTCGCAGCCAATCGTTCACCGCTGACCGTGCGTGGGGCGCGCTGGACATCGCCAATATGAATGGCATCACCACCCGCTTGCACTGGACTGACCAACCCTACAAATGGCACGTCAATGACGGTCAGGAAGTCTTCGTCGTGCTGGATGGGCAGGTTCAGATGCGTTATCGCGAGGCCGGTCAGGAGAAAGAGGTGATGTTGGCTGTGGGAGACATCTTCTTTGCCGATATTGGCACCGAACATGTAGCGCATCCGCTTGGGGTGGCGAGGGTTCTAGTGGTCGAGAGCGAAGGCAGCGTCTGA
- a CDS encoding TDT family transporter: protein MTCPSTAKPGIKPFSHLTSPREAIRQFTPNWFAATMGTGVLALALAQLPLAIPGLHVVAEGLWLFNIVLFVLFTALYTARWVLFFDEARRIFGHSTVSMFFGTIPMGLATIINGFLLFGLPRWGEGVIHVAEVLWWVDVVMSLACGVLIPYMMFTRQEHSIDQMTAVWLLPVVAAEVAAASGGLLAPHLADAHAQWVVLTTSYVLWAFSLPVAFSILTILLLRMALHKLPHENMAASSWLALGPIGTGALGMLLLGADAPAIFAANGLPGVGEIAAGLGLVAGITLWGFGLWWMLMAVLITARYLRAGIPFNLGWWGFTFPLGVYSLATLKLASALNLTFFSVFGCVLVALLSLMWLIVAKRTVQGAWRGELFVSPCIAQFKK, encoded by the coding sequence ATGACATGCCCCAGCACCGCCAAACCTGGCATCAAGCCTTTTAGTCATTTAACCAGCCCGCGTGAAGCCATTCGTCAGTTCACCCCGAACTGGTTCGCCGCCACCATGGGCACCGGGGTGCTGGCGCTCGCACTGGCGCAGTTGCCCCTCGCCATCCCAGGCCTGCACGTCGTTGCCGAAGGTCTGTGGTTGTTCAATATCGTGCTGTTTGTTCTGTTCACTGCGCTCTATACCGCACGCTGGGTATTGTTCTTCGACGAGGCGCGGCGAATTTTCGGACACTCCACTGTTTCGATGTTCTTCGGCACGATCCCCATGGGGTTGGCGACCATCATTAATGGTTTTCTGCTGTTCGGCTTGCCGCGTTGGGGGGAGGGCGTGATTCATGTCGCTGAAGTGCTGTGGTGGGTAGATGTGGTGATGTCACTGGCCTGCGGTGTACTGATTCCCTACATGATGTTCACTCGCCAAGAACACAGCATTGATCAAATGACCGCGGTCTGGCTGTTGCCGGTGGTGGCGGCTGAAGTGGCAGCGGCCAGCGGTGGTCTGCTCGCTCCGCACTTGGCCGATGCCCATGCACAATGGGTGGTACTGACCACCAGCTATGTGCTCTGGGCTTTTTCCCTGCCGGTGGCGTTCAGCATTTTGACCATCCTGTTGCTGCGCATGGCACTGCATAAATTGCCTCATGAAAACATGGCGGCTTCGAGCTGGTTGGCCCTCGGTCCGATTGGTACCGGCGCGCTGGGCATGTTGCTGCTGGGCGCTGATGCGCCCGCTATCTTCGCCGCCAATGGTTTGCCGGGCGTCGGTGAAATCGCCGCCGGCCTGGGGCTGGTGGCCGGGATCACCCTGTGGGGCTTTGGGCTGTGGTGGATGCTGATGGCGGTACTGATTACCGCGCGTTACTTGCGTGCTGGTATCCCGTTCAACCTCGGCTGGTGGGGGTTCACTTTCCCGCTGGGCGTTTACTCCTTGGCCACGCTGAAACTGGCCAGCGCCTTGAACCTGACGTTTTTCAGTGTTTTCGGGTGTGTGCTGGTGGCGTTGCTGTCGTTGATGTGGCTGATCGTGGCAAAACGGACGGTGCAGGGCGCCTGGCGCGGAGAGTTATTTGTCTCGCCGTGTATTGCACAGTTTAAGAAATAA
- a CDS encoding MFS transporter — MSHPSQFTLLRTRRFLPFFVTQSLGAFNDNIFKQSLILAILYKLTLEGDRSIWVNLCALLFILPFFLFSALAGQFGEKFAKDALIRLIKLGEIAIMAVGAVGFMFDHLSLMLVALFAMGTHSALFGPVKYSILPQALREDELVGGNGLVEMGTFLAILAGTIGAGIMMSSGHYAPLVSTAIIGIAVLGYLASRSIPRAAAASPEMRLNWNIFSQSWATLKLGLGQTPAVSRSIVGNSWFWFVGAIYLTQIPAYAKEWMHGDETVVTLILTVFSVGIALGSMLCEKLSGRKVEIGLVPFGSFGLTVFGLLLWWHSGGIPDSLTGHGWLAVLGFGHTWLVLGDILGLGVFGGFYIVPLYALIQSRTAENERARVIAANNILNALFMVVSAIVSIVLLSMVKLSIPQLFLVVSLLNIGVNAYIFSIVPEFSMRFMIWLLSHSMYRVEHRNLQLIPDEGAALLVCNHVSFVDALLIGGAVRRPIRFVMYYKIYNLPVLNFIFRTAGTIPIAGRQEDIQIYEKAFRRIAQYLKDGELVCIFPEGKLTADGEISAFKGGLTRILEETPVPVIPLALQGLWGSFFSRDPNKGLFHRLWSRVTLIAGPAVAVEAAEPAVLQALVTELRGAVK; from the coding sequence ATGAGTCACCCCTCACAGTTCACCTTGCTTCGCACCCGGCGCTTCCTGCCGTTTTTCGTCACGCAGTCCCTCGGGGCCTTCAACGACAACATCTTCAAGCAGTCGCTGATTCTCGCGATTCTGTACAAGCTGACGCTCGAAGGTGATCGTTCGATCTGGGTCAACCTGTGTGCGCTGCTGTTTATCCTGCCGTTCTTTCTGTTCTCGGCCCTGGCCGGGCAGTTCGGGGAAAAGTTCGCTAAGGATGCGTTGATCCGGCTGATCAAGCTGGGTGAAATCGCGATTATGGCGGTGGGCGCGGTCGGGTTCATGTTCGATCACCTGTCGTTGATGCTCGTGGCGTTGTTCGCCATGGGCACCCACTCGGCGCTGTTCGGTCCGGTGAAGTATTCGATTTTGCCCCAGGCCCTGCGTGAAGACGAACTGGTTGGCGGCAACGGGCTGGTGGAAATGGGCACGTTCCTGGCAATCCTTGCCGGAACCATCGGTGCCGGAATCATGATGTCGTCGGGGCATTACGCACCGCTGGTCTCCACTGCGATCATCGGCATAGCGGTCCTCGGTTACCTGGCCAGCCGCAGTATTCCAAGGGCGGCGGCTGCGTCGCCCGAGATGCGGCTGAACTGGAATATTTTCAGTCAGTCCTGGGCCACCTTGAAGCTGGGCTTGGGGCAAACGCCCGCGGTGTCGCGCTCAATCGTCGGTAACTCTTGGTTTTGGTTTGTCGGGGCGATTTACCTGACGCAGATTCCGGCCTATGCCAAAGAGTGGATGCACGGTGACGAAACCGTGGTGACGCTGATTCTTACGGTGTTCTCCGTCGGTATCGCATTGGGTTCAATGCTCTGCGAGAAATTGTCTGGGCGCAAAGTCGAGATCGGTCTGGTGCCGTTCGGCTCGTTCGGTCTGACAGTGTTCGGTTTGTTGCTGTGGTGGCATTCCGGTGGAATCCCTGACAGCTTGACCGGTCATGGTTGGCTCGCAGTGCTCGGGTTTGGCCACACCTGGCTGGTGCTGGGCGACATCCTCGGCCTAGGGGTTTTTGGTGGTTTCTACATCGTGCCGCTGTATGCCCTGATCCAGTCGCGAACCGCTGAGAACGAGCGAGCACGGGTGATCGCCGCCAACAATATTCTCAATGCGTTGTTCATGGTGGTGTCGGCGATTGTTTCGATCGTGTTGCTCAGCATGGTCAAACTATCGATCCCCCAGCTGTTTCTGGTGGTGTCGCTGCTGAACATCGGCGTCAACGCTTACATTTTCAGCATCGTTCCCGAGTTCAGCATGCGCTTCATGATCTGGCTGCTTAGCCACTCCATGTACCGCGTGGAGCATCGTAATCTGCAACTGATTCCCGATGAGGGGGCTGCGTTGCTGGTGTGCAACCACGTGTCGTTTGTCGATGCCTTGCTGATTGGTGGGGCGGTGCGGCGACCGATTCGCTTTGTGATGTATTACAAGATCTACAACCTGCCGGTGCTGAATTTTATCTTCCGCACTGCCGGGACGATTCCTATCGCCGGACGTCAGGAGGACATTCAGATCTACGAGAAGGCCTTCCGGCGAATTGCCCAGTACCTGAAGGATGGCGAGTTGGTGTGTATCTTCCCGGAAGGCAAGTTGACCGCCGATGGCGAGATCAGCGCGTTCAAGGGTGGGTTGACGCGAATTCTCGAAGAGACTCCCGTGCCGGTGATCCCGTTGGCGCTGCAAGGGCTGTGGGGGAGTTTCTTCAGTCGCGATCCGAACAAGGGGTTATTCCACCGGTTGTGGTCGCGAGTGACGTTGATCGCTGGGCCGGCAGTGGCGGTTGAAGCGGCCGAGCCTGCGGTTCTGCAAGCGCTGGTCACGGAGTTGCGCGGCGCCGTCAAGTAG
- the sugE gene encoding quaternary ammonium compound efflux SMR transporter SugE, with protein MSWIILFFAGLFEIGWAVGLKYTDGFSRPIPTALTVAAMAISLGLLGLAMKELPLGTAYAIWTGVGAVGTVIAGIILFGESMALFRLASVALIIAGLIGLKIST; from the coding sequence ATGTCCTGGATCATTTTGTTTTTCGCCGGCCTGTTCGAAATTGGCTGGGCGGTGGGCCTGAAATATACCGATGGTTTCAGCCGCCCTATTCCCACCGCGCTAACCGTTGCAGCCATGGCGATCAGCCTCGGCTTGCTGGGGCTGGCGATGAAGGAGTTGCCGCTGGGCACCGCTTATGCAATCTGGACCGGAGTCGGTGCAGTCGGCACCGTGATTGCCGGAATCATATTGTTTGGTGAGTCCATGGCGCTGTTTCGACTGGCCAGCGTGGCGCTGATCATTGCCGGGCTAATCGGACTGAAGATCAGCACTTAG